In the genome of Roseovarius sp. Pro17, the window AAACTGACGCTGGCAAACCTGCTTTCTGCCACGATCGACGCCTTTGATTCGGTCGATATTCTGGTCAACGCCTCGCGGCAGGTGGTCACGTCCGACCCGCTGAACCCCGATGACGACGCGGTCGAAATGCTGATCCAACAGAACCTGATGACAGCCCTGCGCCTGAGCCAACTGGTCGCCAAGCGCATGATTAAGCAAGCCGAGGGGGAGGAAACGCCACCGGGCGGCGCAATCGTCAATCTGTCGTCGATCGTCACAGGGCGCGCCCATCCCGAGCTGCTGGCCTACGGCATTTCATCGGCGGCCATCGATCAGATGACGCGCTCGCTGGCCGTTACGCTGGCGCCACATCGCATCCGGGTGAACGCGGTTGCCTTTGGATCGGTCATGAGCCGCTCCTTGCAGGAAACCCTGAAGGATCACGGTGATTATCGCTCGGACATCGAATCGCACACCCCGTTGGGGCGCATCGCCGCCTGTAGCGAGCTGGCCGATGCGGTGCAGTTCCTCGCCAGCGAAGGTGCGGGGTTCATGACCGGGCAGATCCTGACGCTGGACGGCGGCCGATCGCTGGTCGACCCGGTTGCGTCGCCCGCCCACTGATCCCAGCCGAAAGGGACATCCATGACAGATGATTTTGGCGGCCAGAAACGCCGCGCTGCCGAATGGTTTCAAACCCTTCGCGACCAGATCGTGACGGCTTTCGAAGGGCTGGAGGACAGCCACGACACCGGCCCCCTTTCAGATGCCACGCCGGGCCGTTTCGACGTCAGCAAAACCAGCCGTGCCGCTGAGGGCGGTGGCGATGCAGGCGGTGGATTAATGAGCGTCATGCGCGGTGGTCGCGTCTTTGAAAAAGTCGGCGTGAACGTGTCCGAGGTCTATGGCCAACTGGGCGAGGCGGCGCAAAGGGCGATGGCCGCCCGCGGCGTGCCGGGGATGGAGGCCGATCCCAGCTTCTGGGCCAGCGGCATCAGCTTGGTCGCGCATATGCAGAACCCGCATTGTCCAGCCGTGCACATGAACACGCGCATGTTCTGGACGCCCCATGCATGGTGGTTTGGCGGCGGTTCCGACCTGAACCCTTGCATCGAATATCCCGAGGATACCGCGCATTTTCACACCCAGCAGCAGGTGCATCTAGATCCTCACAGCACCGATCACTACCCACGATTCAAGGCTTGGGCGGATGAGTACTTCTATATCCCCCATCGTCACCGCGCGCGGGGTGTTGGCGGTATTTTCATGGACGATCAAAACTCAGGCGATTGGGAGGCTGATTTCGCCCTCACTCAGGATATCGGCCGAGCCTTTTTGCCGGCGTTTTTGCCACTGATCAAGGCCCGGCGCGTGCAGGATTGGACCGATGCAGACAAAGACGTGCAACTGGTGCATCGCGGCCTTTATGCCGAATACAACCTCGTCTACGACCGCGGAACGAAATTCGGCCTCGCCACCGGGCATGATGCGAACGCGGTGCTGATGTCGCTGCCTCCCATGGCCAAGTGGGTCTAAAGCGAATCAGCCTTTAGATCGACCCAGACGATGCGGTGGCGGCTGGCGGTTTCAGCGATCTGCGCAGCCTTGCCGGTCGCGGGCCAATGCACGCCCGCATCCATTACGGTCCAGTCGCGTGACGGCAGGACATAGCCAACGCGCATCAGGGGCGGATCGACGCGCGGCCAGTTCACCGTTGCCTCAGCCGGCTCGCCCTCGGGGCGCAGTGGCAAAACGTCTTGAATGCGAGGGTCCGACAGAAGGCCGCGAATTCCGGCCTTGATGCCCTCGCTCCGGTTCGGGTCCTGATTGGCATGGCCCAACAGGACGAACCGCGCATCAGGCGCATCCCCAAACGCACCATCCAGATAATGCCGCCAAAATCGCAGCTGATCATGGTTGCGCCGTCCATTACGATCCTCTGGCCCGTCGAATACCGGCGGGCTGGCATGAAATGCCAGCAATGTAACCGGGCCGCTATCGTGCAGTATCGGCACGGCCCAATGCGCCACGTCCGCCAGTCTCAGGGCGGCCTGGGCCTGCGCCGATGGAAAGGGGGCGCCATCCACGACCGGCAGCATCGGCTGCGGCATGTCCTTCCACAAAAGCGCGCTCAGATCCTGCACGCCATCCATATCCACGGGCCACCGCGACAGAATCGCCATGCCGCCCTGCCCGGCAAAGGCACCGTGGCCCTGTGCATCCTCAGGTTCGCCCAACCGTCCGTCGCCATCCATGTCGAGGTCGGTTGCCATGCCGGTGTTTGGCATCAGCGCGAACATCACGGTATAGCGCAGCCCTTTGTCTGCAATCAGATCGCGCAGCGCCCCCAATGCGCGCAGCTCAATATCGTAATCGACATTCTGCAACAGGATGACGTCAGCGCGCATATCGGCGACAACCTGCGCCACAACCTCGGCCTGCGCATCCCCGCGCGCAATGTCGCGCAGCAGCAGACCAGGTCCATCGCGGTCAAGATCGGTGTTAAATGTGGCGATTCGCAGCGTGTCGCCCCAGGCCGGAGTGATCATCGCCAGCCAGAACACGCACAGCGCGATCAGACCGTTTGCAGCGCGTCCTCGGCCTGCGCATAGGCGCGCCGCCGCTTGGCTGAAATCAGCTCGGCCACCCGGTACATCGCGATACCGCGCATCACCAGACCGGCAGGAAGAAAGGCCCATCCACAAATCATCCAGATCAGAGTATGAGCGTGCAACACCGATGCAGTTTCGAATACCCCCTGCATCACTGTGACGATCACAGGCAGCAAGAATGGCATCAAAAACCCTAAGGAAATGTTAATGCCCGCCTCGCGCTGCAACTTATGCACCACATCGCCGCCGCGCGTCGGGTCAAACATAGGCAAGTTCATCCAGACGTTGAACGCACCACGCCGCAC includes:
- a CDS encoding SDR family oxidoreductase translates to MSFSISGKTAIVTGGANGIGLAIGRHLADKGANVMFADMDEDALTDQLGEHADDGPIRYFAGDLREKLTLANLLSATIDAFDSVDILVNASRQVVTSDPLNPDDDAVEMLIQQNLMTALRLSQLVAKRMIKQAEGEETPPGGAIVNLSSIVTGRAHPELLAYGISSAAIDQMTRSLAVTLAPHRIRVNAVAFGSVMSRSLQETLKDHGDYRSDIESHTPLGRIAACSELADAVQFLASEGAGFMTGQILTLDGGRSLVDPVASPAH
- the hemF gene encoding oxygen-dependent coproporphyrinogen oxidase; amino-acid sequence: MTDDFGGQKRRAAEWFQTLRDQIVTAFEGLEDSHDTGPLSDATPGRFDVSKTSRAAEGGGDAGGGLMSVMRGGRVFEKVGVNVSEVYGQLGEAAQRAMAARGVPGMEADPSFWASGISLVAHMQNPHCPAVHMNTRMFWTPHAWWFGGGSDLNPCIEYPEDTAHFHTQQQVHLDPHSTDHYPRFKAWADEYFYIPHRHRARGVGGIFMDDQNSGDWEADFALTQDIGRAFLPAFLPLIKARRVQDWTDADKDVQLVHRGLYAEYNLVYDRGTKFGLATGHDANAVLMSLPPMAKWV
- a CDS encoding endonuclease/exonuclease/phosphatase family protein codes for the protein MITPAWGDTLRIATFNTDLDRDGPGLLLRDIARGDAQAEVVAQVVADMRADVILLQNVDYDIELRALGALRDLIADKGLRYTVMFALMPNTGMATDLDMDGDGRLGEPEDAQGHGAFAGQGGMAILSRWPVDMDGVQDLSALLWKDMPQPMLPVVDGAPFPSAQAQAALRLADVAHWAVPILHDSGPVTLLAFHASPPVFDGPEDRNGRRNHDQLRFWRHYLDGAFGDAPDARFVLLGHANQDPNRSEGIKAGIRGLLSDPRIQDVLPLRPEGEPAEATVNWPRVDPPLMRVGYVLPSRDWTVMDAGVHWPATGKAAQIAETASRHRIVWVDLKADSL